The Clostridium sp. DL-VIII DNA window CTCCTTTTAATTACGTAACCTATTTTATTAATCTATTATGATTCATAGTCTTCTATAAGTCTTCTATAAATAAAATTTCTATCCATTTTCTTTTTTTATTTCTAAAATGACATTTTCATAACTTGAATCTAGAATCGCTTTAGGGTTTTGATTATATCCTAGTTCTTCTTTTGTATATATAGATACACTACTAGAAAGATAATCATTCAATAATCTGTCAGTAATATATTTATTACTACGTATAACTTCTGATATATCCCCACTTATTGCCTTTACTAAATGATGAGTCCATATTCCATTATTCAAGATATCACTTGAATACGAACTTTGTCCTGGTTGGCAAGAAAGAAATACTGCATAGTACGGAAATTCATTAGTAAGTAATTCTAGTTCCTCATCATTAATATCAGTAATTTGACTTCTCTCATTTTCATCTTTGAAGCTTTGCGCACAAGCATCTATAAAAATAAGCGCATTTTCACATTTGGATTTTCGTAAAGGATCAAGTAGAATTTTTTGTAATGAAACCGCAGTTTCTGATATATTAGATGGATGCATATCATAAGTTGATAGATAATTAGTGATACCATTATGGAAACCATGTCCAACATAATAAAAAACTAAGCGATCTTCCTCTGTTAAATAATAAAATAAACTTCTAAACTCATACTCCAAAGTACTTTTCAATGCTTCTTCATTCATAATCATGTAAATATCATTTTCATCTACATTCATTGAATTAATCAGCATTTCTTTAAATTTCATTGCATCATTAATAGCGTACTTTACAGCTTTTATTTGATTTTCTTGTCTAGGTGCATAATTTTCTATTGCAATAATAATCGCTATAGTTTTTCTAATCCTAGAAATATTTAATTTAGTTTTACACTCTGATGCCTTCTCCTCTAAGAGACTATTAGATTTTTCTCTGATATACTTTTGGTTCTCTAGCAATATTTCATTTTCTGATTTTTCTGTTTTGATCACAAAAATAGATTTTTCTCCACTTTTTAACCAGTCATAAGTTACTGTTGGAATTGGTGAAAGTAGAGAAATTGCTTTCTTTATAATTTTAACTACCTGAAAATCAGCACTTAATCCAACAATCTCATTTGAAGTAGGTGAAGTTTCTTTAAGTCCGAAAATCAATGTTCCTCCATCCGTATTGGCAAAAGATGAAATAATTCTCGCTATTTTTTGTGGAGCATATGGTATAGCATTAAATTCTAATACTTCAGATTTTGAACCATTTAGCAATGTTTCAAGTTCAGAATCTTCAATATCAATATTTTTTATCGGAATTCTATTAATGCCAGTTTTTTTCAGAAGTTGCCCCAATGTTATTTGTTTTGGGATGTTTATACCATCTTCACACCAAAATTCAGCATCTACATATTCAAGAACATCAAATTCAGATGTGTAATAAATCAGTACTTCATCATTATCTGATGGTCTGGCTACTACTGTTATTTCATTTCCATTTTTTGTTACACCCCCAATAATACTATCTGCAATCTTATAAAAATGTGAACAATCGTATTCTGGTAATTTCTTGAGATGTTCCATTACATTAGTTACTGCTCTTGGAATACGTTGTTGTATATACTTTAATCGACCATAATCTGGTGTTGATAAATGAAAGAATTCAGGGGATATCTTTTTTTCATTGATTGCAGTCTCAATATCAGCAAAAGAATTTATTTTATGATTCTTTGTTTCACACTCAAAATCACGTGTTATTTCCAAAACTTCTTCTGGTATGTGGAGTTCTTCCTGCCTAAAGTACTTTTGAATCTCATCATCATTAGATCTAAGTAAAAAGTCTAATTTCTTATCGTATCCAACTAGCTGAAAATAGCGACACAGAACCTCAGATAGCTTTAATAATACACTATTAGCATTCCAAGGATTCGTTACATAAAGACTGGTTTCATTAAAATGAATATTCACATTCTTAATAAAATCAATCCCCTTATACGCAATTTCAAGCTTTTCAGCCTGAAAAATTTCTAAGATTTCAATTTTATCTTGTAGTTTTTCTAAGCTGTCTCTTGTATTAACATCACTATCTTCATTTTCAATCCATATTTTAAAATATGGATTAATATTCTTCAATTGATTTTTCAAACTCGTACATACTTCTTCTTGAGTGTGAACTAGTTCAAATTCACTTTGTCTCAATAACTTTACTTTAAAGTGATTTAAGAATTTATCTAGGTTTGGATTTTTTTTATTTTCAGCGCTAAGCATTATAAAACAATACTGATCTTGAAAAATAGCTTCGTTACCATCTAAGAAATATTTTAGATTATTGCATTCTGTGAATTTATTTTTCGTATTTAATAAAAGTCCAGTATCAGCCCATTCTTCAACTTTTGAAATTTCATCAATACTCCAATTAGCACATTGAGTCAATAACACAGAGTAAATAGATTGAATTTTTTTGTAATTATCATTCTTTATGCTTCCTTTGTCATCGATATCTAATGAGATTTTACTGAGTAATTCTAAGTAATCTGACAATTCTAAGCTTGTTCGAAAATTAAAGAAAGCTTTCCAATCTGGATGTAATTCAGGTCCATTAAATACTGGCAAATACTTTCCAGCCACAGCTTTTATCTCTTCTGTATTAAGAAGTACAAAAGATGAAGTTTCACATTTTTCCGAAAGAGTAGGAATACATTGTATGTTTTTAACAAACCATGGAACAAAGTTTTCAACTGAATCACCGTTTGTACGTCCAGGTCTGTTCTCGTGACCCCAATATGCGATTGCTGGTGCTTTGATACTACTTGGTAAATAGTTTTCTATATAATCAGACCAAAATTTGAAGGCAAACTTAGGACTATTTTCTGTAAGTTGAATATAATTCAGAGTTATTATATCACTGTAAGAATCTGCTGTAAAAGTTGTGTAAAAAGGGGTAAATTTTTTATTATCCGTTTCAAAATATTCACATTTAAACCCATCCTCGATTAATTGGGATGTAGAATGTTTATCTTTGTACGATAGTATTGAAATTCCTTCTTGAACTCCAAGTAATTTAAAAAAGCGTTTCCATTCATCCTTTTCAAGGGCATTTACACAGTACAATTCACTGACAAAAATATCTTTCTCTATTATTTTTTCAATTTCTAACCTTGGTTTATAATAATCCGAAAGAAAACAATCTTTTGCTGGACACAATGAGCCTTTTTGAGTAAGAAGTTTAATTTTCGATAGTTGTATTATCAAATCTTCTTTAAGATTTCCCTTTCTATACAAACTAAATAAATCTCGAATTGTTTGTATAGCATTCTGGTTTGTTATATAACTATTAATTTTAGGTATAATAGTCTGAGTTATATAAGTAATGTCTGTTTTTTCTTTAACTCCCAAGCTCTCTAACCAATGTCTACTTTCTGAATCTTCAAGAAGCCAACTCTGCAATTCTTGATGTAGAAAAGATAAATCACTATTAGGGTTATTCCAGTTCTGATCGTCTGCTGTAGGAAAGCACACTTCATATGGATAACTGATACTATTCTTATGATCCCAAATAAATGGAAGTTTCATGAGTACTTCTTTTGAAATATCTTTAACCTTATCCAATTCACAAAGTTTCTTAAAATATTTTATAAGTTCCATATTATAAGCTATTGTATGTGCATCTTTAAAATATATTGAGCTGAGAAATCGTTGTAAGTGTACCCATTCAAAGCAAGAAGAACCAAGCCTTTTAAAATCAGAAAAAAAGCTATTATCTTTGACAAATTGTTTAGAAGAATCTATTCTCCTTTTTTCATTACCATTAATAAATTTTCTAATAGATTCTTCGCCTACAAATCTTTTCTTTGATAGATATGTAAAATCAACTATTGCGTTTTCAATTTTAATTAACTTTCCTTCTCTAGATACAATAAACGGAATATTTTTTAGAGCATCTTTAATTCCTTCATTAAATTTCTTACCCAGCTCATCAGCAAAAATGTCATTAGGTATTAATTCATATGCTTGAAAATCAAGCTCTGTATTTACTAATCTTGAGATCCATTTAAAAATCTCAATAGCAATTGTTTTAAAAAGCCATTGATTCCATTTTGAATCAGCATGAAGGGATTCTCTATTTGCGGTGGTTAGAAAGCTTGTATTAACAAGCACTGGCAAAGAATACTTTGTTTCACCAGTCGGTAAATATGAATATAGAAGTTTTTCTTGTTTAGAAAGTTTAGTAATACCATCATTCTCCACTTTGGCAGCTAACGATAACTCTATGGAATCAGCATTCAGTAATTTCTCAGGAATATTTCGTTCATCTTGTAGGACAGTTTTAACTTCGCTCGGAACTTTTAGTCTAATAGTATTTAACAACCAGTTAACTTTTAAACCATTACCTCTCTTTAAGGTGATTCTATCATTTTCTGTTCGCTTGATTTCAACAGAAACTAATTCTGTAATATCAAAATTAATCTCATTAATATTTTTAAGGAACAAAAACATGTTTAAGTTCTGAGATAGACTCTGAGCCGCCTGGCTCGTCTCGTTCACATTCTTCATTTGAATTATTGTTGCGACACTTGCATCAATATCTTTAAGAAATTGATTTATTGGCTCAAAGACATCTTTTACTTCTGTATATATAGGAATAATTTGCCACGGAAATTGAAATTCTCTGTCATTGTTTTGCTCCCATATTTTCTTTGACACATCCCATTTCCAGTCAAATGAATAGGACGAATCAAATCTAAAATATTCATCTTTTGTAAATATCGTTACTTTATCAGATTGTCCAAAAACCGATTTGAATCCAATTCCTTTATACCCTGTTTTCGTCAAATCTGATTTTTTTGTACCATTATTTACATTACAAATTCCCTGAATATCACGAGTAGTGAACGGTCTCCCTGAATGAGCAACAACTAAATTATCGCCGAAAATTTTTATCCATACTTTAACAGCTTCACTATTTTGAGAAGAATCATCTGCATTTTGTAAAAGTTCATAAATAAATCGCTTTGAGTCTGTGTATAAGTCACCTGATAATGCGTTAAGTGAACTTGCTTGATTTACTGCCTGACTAGGGTTTGCATAATTTGTATTATCTAAAAAAATCTTTTCAATCTCTGTTTTTAAACTCATTTTGGTCTCCTTTCCGCATCTACTACTTGCGGCACATATAGTAATGAAAAGTAGTTTTCACTATCTTCAAAT harbors:
- a CDS encoding ATP-binding protein, which translates into the protein MSLKTEIEKIFLDNTNYANPSQAVNQASSLNALSGDLYTDSKRFIYELLQNADDSSQNSEAVKVWIKIFGDNLVVAHSGRPFTTRDIQGICNVNNGTKKSDLTKTGYKGIGFKSVFGQSDKVTIFTKDEYFRFDSSYSFDWKWDVSKKIWEQNNDREFQFPWQIIPIYTEVKDVFEPINQFLKDIDASVATIIQMKNVNETSQAAQSLSQNLNMFLFLKNINEINFDITELVSVEIKRTENDRITLKRGNGLKVNWLLNTIRLKVPSEVKTVLQDERNIPEKLLNADSIELSLAAKVENDGITKLSKQEKLLYSYLPTGETKYSLPVLVNTSFLTTANRESLHADSKWNQWLFKTIAIEIFKWISRLVNTELDFQAYELIPNDIFADELGKKFNEGIKDALKNIPFIVSREGKLIKIENAIVDFTYLSKKRFVGEESIRKFINGNEKRRIDSSKQFVKDNSFFSDFKRLGSSCFEWVHLQRFLSSIYFKDAHTIAYNMELIKYFKKLCELDKVKDISKEVLMKLPFIWDHKNSISYPYEVCFPTADDQNWNNPNSDLSFLHQELQSWLLEDSESRHWLESLGVKEKTDITYITQTIIPKINSYITNQNAIQTIRDLFSLYRKGNLKEDLIIQLSKIKLLTQKGSLCPAKDCFLSDYYKPRLEIEKIIEKDIFVSELYCVNALEKDEWKRFFKLLGVQEGISILSYKDKHSTSQLIEDGFKCEYFETDNKKFTPFYTTFTADSYSDIITLNYIQLTENSPKFAFKFWSDYIENYLPSSIKAPAIAYWGHENRPGRTNGDSVENFVPWFVKNIQCIPTLSEKCETSSFVLLNTEEIKAVAGKYLPVFNGPELHPDWKAFFNFRTSLELSDYLELLSKISLDIDDKGSIKNDNYKKIQSIYSVLLTQCANWSIDEISKVEEWADTGLLLNTKNKFTECNNLKYFLDGNEAIFQDQYCFIMLSAENKKNPNLDKFLNHFKVKLLRQSEFELVHTQEEVCTSLKNQLKNINPYFKIWIENEDSDVNTRDSLEKLQDKIEILEIFQAEKLEIAYKGIDFIKNVNIHFNETSLYVTNPWNANSVLLKLSEVLCRYFQLVGYDKKLDFLLRSNDDEIQKYFRQEELHIPEEVLEITRDFECETKNHKINSFADIETAINEKKISPEFFHLSTPDYGRLKYIQQRIPRAVTNVMEHLKKLPEYDCSHFYKIADSIIGGVTKNGNEITVVARPSDNDEVLIYYTSEFDVLEYVDAEFWCEDGINIPKQITLGQLLKKTGINRIPIKNIDIEDSELETLLNGSKSEVLEFNAIPYAPQKIARIISSFANTDGGTLIFGLKETSPTSNEIVGLSADFQVVKIIKKAISLLSPIPTVTYDWLKSGEKSIFVIKTEKSENEILLENQKYIREKSNSLLEEKASECKTKLNISRIRKTIAIIIAIENYAPRQENQIKAVKYAINDAMKFKEMLINSMNVDENDIYMIMNEEALKSTLEYEFRSLFYYLTEEDRLVFYYVGHGFHNGITNYLSTYDMHPSNISETAVSLQKILLDPLRKSKCENALIFIDACAQSFKDENERSQITDINDEELELLTNEFPYYAVFLSCQPGQSSYSSDILNNGIWTHHLVKAISGDISEVIRSNKYITDRLLNDYLSSSVSIYTKEELGYNQNPKAILDSSYENVILEIKKENG